In Thermoanaerobaculia bacterium, the genomic stretch CCGGCGGTTCCGAATCTCCGGGATCGGCATCGGTCACAATCAGCTTTGATACGTTCTTTGTCTTGATTTCCGATCCCTCCGTCATCTGGCCTTCGTTTCCCAGGGGAGACGGAGGCGATGCCGGTGTATTGCAGGGAAACCGGAAGAGACCGGTTCCCAGCGTCCCAACGATCAGGTCCCCTCCTCCTCCTTCTCCCACACAGTAATCGGACAGGACCGAAACCGGGGCACCCTTGAACGCGGAAAAGAGGATATAGGGTGTCGTACATCCGGAATCGAGCATATAAACGGAATGTTTTGTAACCGCCCCGCTTTTGAAGGAAGGGGTGGGCGGATTATCAATCGGAGGCGGATAGACCGAGACATCCAGGATATCCCCTTCGGGAAGTTGGAGGGGATCGGTCACACCGCACCAGGGGACAAAACCGGCTCCGTCAAAGACATGGACCCCATGGTCCCGGGTTCCCGCCAGAATTTCCCCCTGGACAGCACCAATCATTTCGTTACACGAAACACCGCCCAGGCTCAGGTATTCGATGCCGGCAGCACCCACCTCTGTCCACGATACTCCACCCAACGTGTCCAGCTGCCAGACGTTCCCCGTAAAAGACGAATCGTAGTACTTGGCCGAAGCGTAAAGAATTCCCATCCCGTCGATGTAGAGGTCGGTAACGTTGGGATTGGGAATCTGGGGGTTCAATTCCACCCACTCTTCCGCGGTCTCCGTTCCGATCGTAATATCATCGATATACCAGCCGGGGTAGAATGTATTCACGTCATCAGAAGCCAGGCGCCACCGGATCGAGACGGTCTGGCCGTTATAAGGGCTCAAATCGACCTTGACCTGGTAGGGCGTGCCGAGCATCAGGGTATCGCCGGACCACGCGGCCCTGCCGTCCAGGGGGTTACAGGCCGCTGAAATCGTGGAATTGTACTGACCGGTTATAATCTGCGGTCCGAGATCGGTCCAGACCCCGGCTCCAAGGACCGAGATTTCCAGGACGCCTCCATGCCATGCCATACCCCCCGCCTGGCCGTCCAGGCTGTAACTATGGTAGAAGGAGAGGATGTTGTCCGTTCCCAGGGTGATGTTGTTCAGCACGAGGGCATCGTCAATATACTGGTTGGTCACGAAGCCATCGGGTACAAACCAGGCATAGCTGCCGGTATGGGTGTAGCTTGTGGAAACAATCGACCAAGCATCCGGTTCGGGAAAGCCGCATGGGGGTGGGATCTGCGGGGGAATCTCCGCGTGGGACCATTCCGATCCTTCCGACTGCGAATCGAGATACTCTTCATAGATATAAGTAGAGGTCGTACACCACTTCCCGATAAAACCATCCCTGCAGAACGACTTGGTGTAGATCCCTTGTCCTGCGAGAGCAAGATAGATGGACCAGGGCTTCTGAGGATCGGGATTGGGACCGATTGTCACGCTCACGGCATCCCGGTATCCGAGTTTATTACCGCCTGAATCCACCAGACCATCATCGGGACTGTAGAGCCAGAGGCCGCCCGGACCGCCGGTCAGCCTTGCGTACACACCGTCACCCGCAAGAGTCAAGAGGGTCGTATCCATGTCCACGTAACACCCCTCCACCCGGGTGATGGACAGATCCCGGATGCCGAGGTTGTCGTCGAACCAGGGCTGAGCATTGTCCTGGGGGTACTGGGAGGCAAAAATTCCGCTCTCCGTTGAAATATAGGTTTCCAAAACGGGTCCCCCGGGTTTTACGACGGCATTGACGGATCCCGAGGCGATTCCCTGTTTTTCCCATGGAGTACTCTGGGCACAAAGCCCGCCCGCCATGATAAGAAATGACAGGCCTGCCAGGAATGATCGGCGCATAGTCCCTCCTGATTCAAGAATACATGATTCTTCCGCCCGAAGGTGTGACGGGGATCACATCTAAAAAAAACCGGGGCTCTGAGCCCCGGTTTTTAGTTTAAGAATTTAGTTATTCTACCAGGTCCCCCCCACCGGTCCGGCTCCGCAGACATACCCCGATCCGTTGGCCTGGATCCGGTAGAACGTATAGTTATTGCTGGCCCCGGCAAGGCTCCGGCTCGTCACATTCGCTGACGTGGTCGCAACCACACCCAGGCGTGATGCGGCGGTGTTGCTCACCCATATGCTGTAACCGCTCTCTCCGTCCAGATCGGTCCAGTACAGGGTCAGGGTATCGGTTCCAGAGTTGTACGTCACCTGATAAATCCCTTCGCCCGGCAGATCGGTATCCCAGTCCAGCTCTCCCTTCACGGTGAAGGTCCGTTCAAAGGGGGTCGGATCGGTACCATAGGCATTGGTAACCGAGAGGGACACGTCGAAGGCTCCCGTTCCCGTGTAAGTATAGCTCGGAGACTGAAGAACCGAAGATCCGATTCCGTCCCCGAAATTCCAGCTCTGGCTGGTTACATTCCCGGCCGAATAGTTATAAAAGGTCGTGGAGGAACCCAGGCAAACCTCGCAGGCCCCGGTGGCACACTCGAAGTAGGCGGAGGGGGTGAGAACGCCGATGTCTCCGGGCAGGGAAGACCAGATTCCGTCCCCCGTCAGCCCCGTATAGATTGTGGTTCCCCCTGAAGTCGCGGAAAGATCGTATGAGGCCGGGTCGGCGGCGGGAAGATCGGTCTTGACCCAGGCCCGGCCGTCGGAAGAGACATCGGAATAGTAGACACCGCCGTCATCACCATTTGTCAGGTAGGCGTCGCTTACGGCAGCCAGGATAAAGTGATCGACGGGATCCTGGTAGAAGGCCGTCACCTTCCCTGCATTCTGTCCACCCGGATAGGTGGGAAGGCCTTCGCTGGCCGGCTCCCAGGCCGCCCCGACAGCGGAACAGGAGGTGTCCAGCCGGTAGATCCCCTCGGTGTAGATATCGGGCGCACCCGATCCCACGCCGATCGATCCCAGGAGAACCGTCCCCGAATCGAGCTCCTTGATTGCCCGGAAATCTTCACACGGGTCGGGGATCGTCGCGTCACATTCCTGCCAGGCACCAAAGGAAGGCTGATAGTACCAGGCTGCGCCCGAGCCGATGCAGTCGCCGGGTCCCCGGGTGGGGGCAACCTGCTTACCCGAGGAACATCCCCAGGTAAAGCCGTTCAGGGCCCGTTTCAGACCGTCACTGAAGGAGACGTCGGTGAGGCCCCATCCGGCGGGAATTCCGGATACCGTGTCCCAGGTCACGCCAAGATCGGCAGAGTGTAGATCACCATTGGGGACGTGGGCGGCCCGCATGTCCTCGTTCCGGGAGATGAAGCGGACTTCGTTCACCGAACCTGTTTCGATGTTGGAAGGCGTGAAATCCCCGAAATACTGGTTTTCGGTGTGATCGGCGTAGTAGATTCCGTGTCCCCGTGTTCCCACGACCACCCGACGGGTATCGCTGGCGGGTGAGTAAAGAGTCACATTATCGACGGCCCATAAATAATCGTAGGCCCCCCAATATTGAAAAAGAAATTGTGTACCATTTCCTATGTAAGCTGAAATATCAAATGCCACATGCCCGGAACTACTTCCACCCGCTTCATCCCAATGAGCACCCGGAACCTGATACCAATATCCGGTTGAGGGATTCTTAACCCATACTTCAGCGATATCACTTCCGTAACCCGAGAACATTGTAAAAATATGATCAAATTCAAGCCAGAGTTGTTCAGATAGTCTTGTATCAATAGAAGGAGAGTAAAGTGCGTCATTTTGTGTACACCCACTTCCCTGATTATCAGAATCGATTATGGCGTATGGTGCTTGCAACGGTGAACCCAGGTTTCTATTTCCATAATCGTACGTATTCCAAGTATATTGTGGTGCTCCAGTACATGATCCCCCATCGATTGCATACCACCCTGACGGCCAAGATGGTGCCGCATCAAACTTTTCCTCCATGTAGATCATTCCCGGATCCATGTTGGTGACAGCGATCGAGAGCATTTCAGGAATGGGGCAGTCCTTCCCGGCCGTCGTGTCGTAATAGGTGAGGTTGGCACCCCAGGGCTGGAAGGTGTCCCCCCCGTCCCGGCTGATGAAGACGCCCTCGTACCGGCTCGTCGCAAAGAGAAGCGAAGCGTCGTCGGGAGCGGCGGCAATCCCCGTGATGTCGGGCGGCACGTTCAGAAAGCCATTGGCCTGGTCCCACCCCTCGAAGCCGTTCCCGTAGTCCCAGCGGGCGGTGAAAAGCCCCTGCGTGGCGTGGCCGCAGAAGATGGAAAGAGAGTTGTTCGGGTACCCGGGGGCGAAGGCAACGCTCTGGACCCGGCGGTCGGAGGGAAGTCCCAGGTTGGCCTGCGTCCACTCTTCGCTTGAAGGATCCGTATCCACCGTGACGTAGACTCCGCCGTTGCTCGTATTGCTGGGTTCCGCTGCAATGAGGACGGCGGGAACGTAGGAGTCCCATGACGGCGAGACCTTCAGGTCGTTGATCTTGGGCGGAATCGTCTGGCTCGTCCCGTTGAAGTCAAAGAAGTCATCGTTGGTCATCCCGTAATCTCGACCGAAAAAGACGCCATTGGCCTCTGTACCCACGTAGAGGTACCCGTGGCTGTTGTAGCTCGGGGGAAGGCCGATGGCCGTAACGCTCTTGTTGAAAAAATAGGTCTGGCCGACCCTCTGCCATCCCTGTGATAAATCGAAGCGGAAGAGACCGAACTTCTGGTCGATGTCGGAGGTGTTATTGATATCATAGGGCCGGCACCCGGCGTAGATCCACGGCTGGGATCCACCCTCGGCGGCGGCCAGGGAGAGAATCTGCTTGTTTGCGATCGATCCGAGCTGGCTCCAGCTTCGCCCCCCGTCATAGGAGCGGTACACTCCCTGGTTGTATACCGCGGCCAGGAGTGGGCCATCCGGGGGGACCATGACCAGGTCGGTGACGATCGTCCCAGCGAGCTGATCTCCGTCCCCGTTGGCAAAGACCCAGGAACGCCCGCCGTCGTCGGACCGGATCACCCCCCGGCCGAAGGTTCCGGCGTATACCGTGGTGGACGTGGCGGAGGAGCACGATCCCTCGAGGTAGTTCAAGTCGGTTTCCACGGCAAGGACGGGAACGGTGCCCCACGAATCGGGATCTCCGACCATCCGGAAGAAGTACCCGACGGGGGAGGATCCCATCTCGATAAAGTCACGGTTCTTGTATACACCCCCGACACCCGAGGCGGTATAGATCGTCCAGTCCCCATTAGAAAAGTAAGGGCTCGGCGCGATGTCGAGGATGTTGTAATCGTAGAAATTACAGCGTCGGTTGGAAACTCCCGAAGAAGGACTCGACGGGCTATAGAAGAGGGGGCCCTTGCCGGGGCCGCCGGCCCAGGCCGCCGTGCCGGAGCCGTGGGCCAGGGTGCGGATGGCGCCCCGGAAACCGGGAAAGGCCTCGTAGGCAGGCGATCCGCAGTTGGAGGGATCGTCCACGGTCCAGAGGCCGCGGCGCGTCCCCGCCGTAATCCTGTAATAGGTACCCATGTTCGTGTAGTCGACGGCCCAGATTCCCTGGTCGGGGGGATCGGAACAGACGGGTGTCCACGTACCCAGAGACCCGTCGGACGTGTAAACGCCGTACCCCGTCCCGCTCGAATCGGTGGAAAGGCCGACAAGGGCAAAGGTCAGTTCATGGAAGGCAACGGAGAGGATGGAAACCCCTGAGGGAAGCTGGGACTGGGAGACCATCTGAAGCCCGTCGTTGGGATCCATCGCATAGTAAAGTTCCGTTCCTCCCCCATTATTGAGGGTTCCGGCAATAATGCGGTGCTTGGCTCCCGTTGTCGTTCCCTGGGTCAGGGCCGCGACACAGAGAAGGTATTTATTGTTGGCGGAAACGACACTGGAATTGTAGGCCGCCCACTGGGCGGTCGTACCCCACCCGGTCTGGCGAAGCATCCCGGCCCCCAGCGTGGACATATACGTGTAATAGGTGCCATGGGCCTGGTCCCATACGACCGAAAGGTCCGTCGGGATAAATGAATCCTGGATCAGGTTCAAACCGAGGCTGGCCGGATACCAGTTTGTCCCGTAATTGTTTGAAAGGAAGACCTTTCCGGAGACCGTCGCCGCCATGAGGCGGCCCTGGAACGCCGATCCGGTATTTTCCCATCGGGCCGCGATTGCCGTAACCTGGAGATCGGTGAGGCCGTTGGATCGGGTCTGCCAGCAGATTCCGTCGGTGCTGTAATAGACACCCGAACCGTTGGTGGCGGCAAAGATATGGCCCGTCGACCCGTTCCAGGCTGCCACAAGAATATCGGTCACATCTCCCTGGA encodes the following:
- a CDS encoding PKD domain-containing protein, with the translated sequence MRRYLGMVVLLFLAGGLHAQGWVQRADIQGDVTDILVAAWNGSTGHIFAATNGSGVYYSTDGICWQTRSNGLTDLQVTAIAARWENTGSAFQGRLMAATVSGKVFLSNNYGTNWYPASLGLNLIQDSFIPTDLSVVWDQAHGTYYTYMSTLGAGMLRQTGWGTTAQWAAYNSSVVSANNKYLLCVAALTQGTTTGAKHRIIAGTLNNGGGTELYYAMDPNDGLQMVSQSQLPSGVSILSVAFHELTFALVGLSTDSSGTGYGVYTSDGSLGTWTPVCSDPPDQGIWAVDYTNMGTYYRITAGTRRGLWTVDDPSNCGSPAYEAFPGFRGAIRTLAHGSGTAAWAGGPGKGPLFYSPSSPSSGVSNRRCNFYDYNILDIAPSPYFSNGDWTIYTASGVGGVYKNRDFIEMGSSPVGYFFRMVGDPDSWGTVPVLAVETDLNYLEGSCSSATSTTVYAGTFGRGVIRSDDGGRSWVFANGDGDQLAGTIVTDLVMVPPDGPLLAAVYNQGVYRSYDGGRSWSQLGSIANKQILSLAAAEGGSQPWIYAGCRPYDINNTSDIDQKFGLFRFDLSQGWQRVGQTYFFNKSVTAIGLPPSYNSHGYLYVGTEANGVFFGRDYGMTNDDFFDFNGTSQTIPPKINDLKVSPSWDSYVPAVLIAAEPSNTSNGGVYVTVDTDPSSEEWTQANLGLPSDRRVQSVAFAPGYPNNSLSIFCGHATQGLFTARWDYGNGFEGWDQANGFLNVPPDITGIAAAPDDASLLFATSRYEGVFISRDGGDTFQPWGANLTYYDTTAGKDCPIPEMLSIAVTNMDPGMIYMEEKFDAAPSWPSGWYAIDGGSCTGAPQYTWNTYDYGNRNLGSPLQAPYAIIDSDNQGSGCTQNDALYSPSIDTRLSEQLWLEFDHIFTMFSGYGSDIAEVWVKNPSTGYWYQVPGAHWDEAGGSSSGHVAFDISAYIGNGTQFLFQYWGAYDYLWAVDNVTLYSPASDTRRVVVGTRGHGIYYADHTENQYFGDFTPSNIETGSVNEVRFISRNEDMRAAHVPNGDLHSADLGVTWDTVSGIPAGWGLTDVSFSDGLKRALNGFTWGCSSGKQVAPTRGPGDCIGSGAAWYYQPSFGAWQECDATIPDPCEDFRAIKELDSGTVLLGSIGVGSGAPDIYTEGIYRLDTSCSAVGAAWEPASEGLPTYPGGQNAGKVTAFYQDPVDHFILAAVSDAYLTNGDDGGVYYSDVSSDGRAWVKTDLPAADPASYDLSATSGGTTIYTGLTGDGIWSSLPGDIGVLTPSAYFECATGACEVCLGSSTTFYNYSAGNVTSQSWNFGDGIGSSVLQSPSYTYTGTGAFDVSLSVTNAYGTDPTPFERTFTVKGELDWDTDLPGEGIYQVTYNSGTDTLTLYWTDLDGESGYSIWVSNTAASRLGVVATTSANVTSRSLAGASNNYTFYRIQANGSGYVCGAGPVGGTW